Proteins from a genomic interval of Spirochaetota bacterium:
- a CDS encoding MnmC family methyltransferase produces the protein MQFKTLTTQDNTITIVDETYNEAMHSLSGAYHEALYMHVIPSRVLSKKGQIYVLDIGFGLGYNVLALCAEALKQNHTVFYTIISLEKNTDILSAMEFVRFNDERDAIYDLLKKSARGEKVITDYFSHSVLYGDARQLLGILPVNYFDAVFHDPFSPAKNPELWTVDFFQKLFPLCRDECIVTTYSAAVHIRTAMKKAGFIVGKGPEVGRKKEGTIATKKNAHIVPFDDTYWVYLETNPKAIPFTDTTLCETPEEIRMRRKLHIAAFKKGLQAPL, from the coding sequence ATGCAGTTTAAAACTTTGACCACACAAGACAATACCATAACCATAGTTGATGAAACCTATAATGAAGCAATGCATTCACTTTCCGGTGCATATCATGAAGCGCTGTATATGCATGTTATTCCTTCAAGGGTGCTTTCAAAAAAGGGGCAGATATATGTACTTGATATTGGATTTGGTCTGGGCTATAATGTGCTTGCTCTTTGTGCTGAAGCACTGAAACAAAACCATACGGTGTTTTATACCATCATTTCACTTGAAAAAAATACTGATATACTGTCTGCAATGGAATTTGTTCGCTTTAATGATGAAAGAGATGCAATCTATGATCTATTGAAAAAGTCAGCACGGGGTGAAAAAGTAATCACGGATTATTTCAGCCATAGTGTGCTGTATGGGGATGCCCGACAGTTACTGGGGATTTTGCCTGTGAATTACTTTGACGCTGTGTTTCATGATCCATTTTCTCCAGCAAAGAATCCTGAGTTGTGGACAGTGGATTTTTTTCAGAAGCTTTTCCCCCTTTGCAGGGATGAATGTATTGTTACAACATATTCTGCTGCAGTGCATATACGAACTGCAATGAAAAAAGCAGGTTTTATTGTAGGCAAAGGACCGGAGGTAGGCAGAAAAAAAGAAGGAACTATCGCCACTAAAAAAAATGCGCACATTGTGCCGTTTGATGACACCTACTGGGTATATTTAGAAACAAATCCTAAAGCCATACCATTTACCGATACAACGTTATGCGAAACACCAGAAGAAATACGAATGCGCCGAAAGCTTCACATCGCTGCGTTTAAAAAAGGTCTTCAAGCTCCTTTATAA
- a CDS encoding DUF167 domain-containing protein: MEECIVTVKVIPKSSKNSVQLENGVLRVHLNAPPVDGKANKALVELLAEMVHVPKSSIEIVRGEKGRNKQIKIKGLNESIFKKRLEEYTKNDK, from the coding sequence ATGGAAGAATGTATTGTTACAGTAAAAGTCATACCTAAATCATCTAAGAACAGTGTACAGCTTGAAAACGGTGTTTTACGCGTACACCTGAATGCTCCACCAGTGGATGGCAAAGCCAATAAAGCATTGGTTGAACTATTAGCGGAAATGGTACATGTACCCAAATCATCTATTGAAATTGTCCGCGGTGAAAAAGGACGTAATAAGCAGATAAAAATTAAAGGTTTAAATGAAAGTATTTTTAAAAAACGACTTGAAGAATATACTAAAAATGACAAATGA
- a CDS encoding alpha/beta hydrolase, translated as MFSVIRGILLVMMIAIMTGCSSLGMRNIPLDQLKPKYANDASRFILIDDTLIHIRDEGKKDGPVLLLIHGVCASLHTWDGWVEILNDHFRIIRFDIPGFGLSGQIPSKNYTPEYSVELLNKAIEHMGIKKLSIAGNSLGGFIAWKFAVAHPDKVEKLILIDSVGYPQEMPWLLKFSTNIFVRPFARIGMPRYFINKAVHEVYGDQSKVTDAIVDRYFELSQKEGNRSAWIDVFMVMKDYSKRKDLSKGLTDIQCPIMVMWGTKDIWIPYTTEFPKWQKDLPHAVFKVYQGAGHIPMEEIPEQTAKDAFEFLTGKKLLTAKQY; from the coding sequence ATGTTTTCTGTTATACGTGGCATTCTATTGGTTATGATGATTGCTATAATGACAGGCTGTTCATCCCTTGGCATGCGAAATATTCCCCTTGACCAACTCAAGCCAAAATATGCAAATGATGCTTCCCGCTTTATCCTTATTGATGATACACTCATACACATCAGAGATGAAGGCAAAAAAGATGGTCCTGTTTTATTGCTCATCCATGGTGTCTGCGCATCATTACATACATGGGATGGATGGGTAGAAATATTGAATGACCATTTCAGAATTATCCGATTTGATATACCCGGCTTTGGATTATCAGGGCAAATACCATCTAAAAACTATACGCCCGAATATAGTGTTGAGTTGCTAAACAAAGCAATTGAACACATGGGCATTAAGAAACTTTCTATTGCGGGGAATTCACTGGGGGGCTTTATTGCCTGGAAGTTTGCAGTTGCGCATCCTGATAAAGTTGAAAAACTTATCTTGATTGACTCTGTTGGGTATCCCCAGGAAATGCCCTGGCTCTTAAAATTTTCCACAAATATATTTGTCCGACCATTTGCACGAATTGGCATGCCACGTTATTTTATCAATAAAGCTGTACATGAAGTATATGGAGATCAGAGCAAAGTTACTGATGCCATAGTGGACCGATATTTTGAACTATCGCAAAAAGAAGGAAATAGAAGTGCATGGATAGATGTCTTTATGGTCATGAAAGACTATTCCAAAAGAAAAGATCTTTCAAAAGGCCTTACTGATATACAGTGCCCTATCATGGTAATGTGGGGAACCAAAGATATATGGATACCATATACAACCGAATTCCCAAAATGGCAAAAAGATCTTCCTCATGCTGTCTTTAAGGTGTACCAGGGAGCAGGACATATACCAATGGAAGAGATCCCCGAACAAACTGCAAAAGATGCTTTTGAATTCTTAACGGGAAAAAAGCTTTTGACAGCCAAGCAATACTAA
- a CDS encoding MBL fold metallo-hydrolase produces MNTCEEIYPGIFKVVQSRTRRIAPPVNVYIIPGEDGLIFDAGYGDDTSIRLMGEAITYIQNRNNNWRISRVLPSHTHPDHFSGLHQLKNRYGLEVMLTGQMASILSNKYTYRNSYRLSTLQKYRYSTIMERISELPLQIVFRTMYKKVYGIAFLQSHDTTVRPGEIISINGYTFTIIHGPGHCNDHIMLYDKKEGVLFAGDNILRSIYTWLGPPRSNLQEYYNTLEACLRLSNLKLVLSAHGSPILNPKERIKEIIEYRKLRTRQVYSIVANETQGITFYRLLNSIYPRSLERRWLAKGWIIVTLEYLVNNNILKFEGKKIKLGDNDINTV; encoded by the coding sequence ATGAATACTTGTGAAGAAATATACCCTGGAATTTTTAAAGTAGTTCAGTCAAGGACACGCAGAATTGCTCCCCCTGTCAATGTATATATCATTCCCGGTGAGGATGGTTTAATCTTTGATGCTGGTTATGGGGATGATACATCAATACGCCTGATGGGTGAAGCCATTACCTATATACAGAACCGTAATAACAATTGGCGAATATCGCGAGTATTGCCAAGCCACACGCATCCTGATCATTTTTCAGGATTGCACCAATTGAAGAATCGTTACGGGCTTGAAGTCATGCTTACCGGTCAGATGGCCAGTATTTTATCAAATAAATATACATACAGAAATTCTTATAGATTGAGCACATTGCAAAAGTACCGATACTCAACAATAATGGAGCGCATATCTGAACTGCCACTTCAGATTGTTTTCAGAACCATGTATAAAAAAGTGTATGGTATTGCGTTCCTGCAATCACATGACACTACGGTAAGGCCAGGAGAAATTATTTCAATAAATGGTTATACCTTTACTATCATACATGGGCCTGGTCATTGCAATGACCATATCATGTTATATGATAAAAAGGAAGGTGTACTGTTTGCTGGTGACAATATTCTACGAAGCATTTATACCTGGCTTGGTCCGCCTCGTTCCAACCTGCAGGAATATTATAATACTCTTGAAGCGTGCCTGCGATTGTCCAATTTAAAACTGGTATTAAGCGCTCACGGCAGCCCTATTCTGAATCCTAAAGAAAGAATAAAAGAAATTATAGAATATCGCAAACTGCGTACCAGGCAGGTGTACTCCATTGTTGCAAATGAAACACAGGGAATAACATTTTACAGGCTTTTAAATAGTATATATCCCCGCTCTTTGGAACGAAGATGGTTGGCAAAAGGGTGGATTATTGTTACTCTTGAGTACCTGGTGAATAACAATATCCTGAAATTTGAGGGCAAAAAAATAAAGCTGGGAGATAACGACATTAATACAGTATAA
- a CDS encoding 50S ribosomal protein L11 methyltransferase, giving the protein MFQVYFTTDLDSELSNKLEEHAQSISILYDRKAVIALFNSEEEIPAFARDYILSIQTLDEEVWKYRYLDSFNGIAVTPSVFIYPATKGVCDSSYKYTIAINPKDAFGDGTHPTTRMCIQALESITETIAAEKRSLFSLCDIGTGTGIIAILAELFGFGTIDAFDIEPLAIQRAQENAGYNGCNKINFFVSDIAKVKSGTQYKIVAANLLSDIIEKNASAIVSLVEEGGTLIASGIHDKWAKGIIALLQKYCTLVDTNIMDQWHCLVFKK; this is encoded by the coding sequence ATGTTTCAGGTGTATTTTACTACTGACCTTGATAGTGAATTGAGCAATAAGCTTGAAGAGCATGCACAGAGTATTTCTATATTATATGACAGGAAAGCTGTAATTGCACTTTTCAATTCTGAGGAAGAAATCCCTGCATTTGCGCGCGATTATATTCTTTCCATACAAACACTTGATGAAGAAGTCTGGAAATACCGCTATCTTGATTCTTTCAATGGCATAGCAGTCACGCCTTCGGTGTTTATTTATCCAGCTACAAAAGGGGTATGCGATAGTTCCTATAAATATACTATTGCCATCAATCCCAAGGATGCATTTGGCGATGGAACCCATCCCACCACACGCATGTGCATTCAGGCACTTGAGTCAATTACAGAAACTATCGCCGCAGAAAAACGTTCGTTGTTTTCACTATGTGATATTGGGACTGGTACCGGCATTATTGCCATACTGGCAGAGCTTTTTGGGTTTGGTACTATTGATGCATTTGATATTGAACCGCTGGCAATACAGCGTGCACAGGAAAATGCGGGTTATAATGGGTGTAACAAAATTAATTTTTTTGTTTCTGATATTGCAAAAGTGAAAAGTGGCACTCAATACAAAATTGTTGCTGCAAATCTACTGTCGGATATTATTGAAAAAAACGCTTCTGCAATTGTGTCTTTAGTTGAAGAAGGTGGAACGTTAATAGCCAGTGGCATACATGATAAATGGGCAAAAGGGATTATTGCATTGCTACAAAAATATTGTACCCTTGTTGATACTAACATCATGGACCAATGGCATTGCCTGGTCTTTAAAAAGTAA
- a CDS encoding vitamin B12-dependent ribonucleotide reductase codes for MSAKVQNWNEITIHSDKEPQLTENARIVLEKRYLAKDEEGNVIETPRQMFERIAKYIASADLLYGKDVRHVNQVATTFYEMMVDLLFIPNSPTLMNAGRPLGQLSACFVLPVEDSMDGIFDAIKYMALIHKSGGGTGFSFSRLRPKNDVVQTTKGVSSGPVSFMNIFNAATETIKQGGTRRGANMAILHVTHPDIIEFIRAKENNDALTNFNCSVAVSDAFMKAVENDEEYDLINPRSGKPAGKLKARQVFELIVQMAWKNGEPGVVFIDRINEKNVLKKIGLIESTNPCGEQPLLPYESCNLGSINLSRCVAYNGGAAAIDYELLKDITYKAVHFLDNVIDVNKYPLPMIEENTKANRKIGLGVMGFADMLIALGVPYNSEAALSIAKNVMATIQEASKEASRALAKERGAFPNFPLSDYAEKGQEPLRNATTTTIAPTGTISIIAGTSSGVEPIFALAYVRNVLDNNKLVESNPLFVEYCKQKGIYSDMLMQKVAKTGSVAHIDEIPDDIKAIFVTAHDITPQWHVRIQAAFQEFVDNAVSKTVNFANSATVQDIETVYTLAFELGCKGITVYRDGSRESQVLQVEKEKPVERPVLKIQPRPRKEVTWGKTLKMNTGCGSLYVTINEDEHGLFEVFATMGKAGGCAASQAEAVSRLISLSLRSGIEPQQIIKQLKGVRCPNQAWVKGGRIYSCADAIAKAMERYINPDAEQSESVDDMHKNIAETNGKGSDTVMVGVCPECHGPLEFEGGCSVCRMCGFSRCG; via the coding sequence GTGAGTGCAAAAGTGCAAAACTGGAATGAAATAACAATACATTCTGATAAAGAGCCTCAACTGACAGAAAATGCCCGTATTGTGCTTGAGAAGAGGTATCTGGCAAAAGACGAGGAAGGCAATGTTATTGAAACACCGCGCCAGATGTTTGAGCGTATTGCAAAATATATAGCCTCGGCTGATTTGTTATATGGAAAAGATGTCAGGCATGTTAATCAGGTAGCAACCACATTTTATGAAATGATGGTTGACCTTTTGTTTATACCAAACAGTCCAACATTAATGAATGCAGGCAGGCCACTGGGCCAGCTTTCGGCGTGTTTTGTTCTGCCTGTTGAAGATTCTATGGATGGCATATTTGATGCAATTAAATACATGGCATTAATACATAAAAGTGGTGGGGGCACAGGTTTTTCTTTTTCCCGGTTAAGACCTAAAAATGATGTGGTGCAGACTACAAAAGGGGTATCCAGCGGTCCTGTATCATTTATGAATATCTTCAATGCTGCTACAGAAACCATCAAGCAGGGTGGCACCCGTCGTGGTGCAAACATGGCAATATTGCATGTTACGCATCCTGATATCATTGAATTTATCCGTGCCAAGGAAAATAATGATGCACTTACCAATTTTAACTGTTCAGTGGCAGTAAGCGATGCTTTCATGAAAGCAGTTGAAAATGATGAAGAATATGATCTTATTAATCCACGAAGTGGCAAGCCAGCAGGAAAGCTTAAAGCACGACAGGTGTTTGAGCTCATTGTGCAAATGGCGTGGAAAAATGGTGAGCCGGGTGTAGTGTTTATTGACAGGATAAATGAAAAGAATGTATTGAAAAAAATTGGCCTTATTGAAAGCACCAACCCTTGTGGTGAACAGCCCCTGTTGCCGTATGAATCATGTAATTTAGGTTCTATTAACCTGTCCCGATGTGTGGCCTATAATGGTGGCGCTGCAGCTATTGATTATGAGTTATTAAAAGATATCACCTATAAAGCGGTGCATTTTCTTGATAATGTTATTGATGTGAATAAATATCCTCTTCCCATGATTGAAGAAAATACCAAAGCAAACCGCAAAATTGGTCTTGGTGTTATGGGTTTTGCTGACATGCTTATAGCACTTGGCGTACCATATAATTCCGAAGCAGCATTGAGCATTGCCAAAAATGTCATGGCAACCATTCAGGAAGCTTCCAAAGAGGCATCACGTGCACTGGCAAAGGAGCGTGGCGCATTTCCAAACTTTCCGCTTTCAGACTATGCTGAAAAAGGTCAGGAGCCACTTCGTAATGCTACTACCACCACAATAGCCCCCACGGGTACCATAAGTATTATAGCTGGTACATCCAGTGGTGTTGAGCCAATATTTGCCCTTGCCTATGTACGCAATGTACTGGATAACAATAAGCTTGTTGAGTCAAATCCGCTGTTTGTGGAATATTGCAAACAAAAGGGTATCTACAGTGACATGCTTATGCAGAAAGTTGCAAAAACAGGTTCAGTAGCACATATCGATGAAATCCCCGATGATATAAAAGCAATCTTTGTTACCGCACATGATATCACACCACAGTGGCATGTACGCATCCAGGCTGCTTTTCAGGAGTTTGTTGACAATGCTGTTTCTAAAACTGTCAATTTCGCCAATTCTGCTACCGTACAGGATATTGAAACCGTGTATACATTAGCGTTTGAACTGGGATGCAAGGGTATAACAGTATACCGTGATGGCTCACGTGAATCACAGGTGTTGCAGGTTGAAAAAGAAAAGCCAGTAGAACGACCGGTATTGAAAATACAGCCGCGTCCACGCAAAGAAGTTACCTGGGGTAAAACATTAAAGATGAATACCGGCTGTGGATCATTGTATGTCACCATTAACGAAGATGAACATGGCTTATTTGAGGTCTTTGCCACCATGGGGAAAGCCGGTGGTTGCGCTGCAAGTCAGGCTGAGGCAGTAAGCAGGTTAATCTCGCTATCGCTTCGTTCGGGGATTGAGCCACAGCAAATTATTAAGCAGCTTAAAGGTGTGCGGTGTCCAAACCAGGCGTGGGTTAAGGGGGGCAGGATTTATTCCTGTGCTGATGCTATAGCAAAAGCCATGGAGCGCTATATTAATCCTGATGCGGAACAAAGTGAAAGTGTTGACGACATGCATAAAAACATAGCGGAAACAAACGGTAAGGGAAGCGATACGGTTATGGTGGGTGTGTGCCCTGAATGCCATGGCCCACTGGAATTTGAAGGGGGCTGTTCGGTATGTCGCATGTGTGGTTTTTCACGTTGCGGGTAA
- the carA gene encoding glutamine-hydrolyzing carbamoyl-phosphate synthase small subunit, with translation MPKKAFLILEDGTTFEGTQFGWDGEALGEVVFNTSMSGYQEVLTDPSYNGQIVAMTYPMIGNYGVNDEDVESSRVQVAGFVVKEYSKTYSNFRATCSLDDYLKKYKVPGIEGVDTRKLTRHIRDKGAMRAGIFPDKAGALEKVLAHPPMAGLDLTRNVMCQKPYTFGTHSETAPTIAVFDFGVKNNILRLLNAEGFNVIVYPGITPLSEVLKNTSIKGVFLSNGPGDPDAVEYAKLLVEDIIKTRVPCFGICLGHQLLALGLGAKTYKLKFGHRGGNQPVKNVLTQKVEITSQNHGFAVDYESMKKIPDIEITHVNCNDTTVEGLRHKKLPLFCVQYHPEANPGPHDSRYLFKEFYSLVTQS, from the coding sequence ATGCCTAAAAAAGCATTTCTTATATTAGAGGATGGAACAACATTTGAGGGGACTCAATTTGGTTGGGATGGGGAGGCTTTGGGCGAGGTGGTGTTTAACACCTCAATGAGCGGATATCAGGAAGTTTTGACCGACCCATCATATAACGGGCAGATAGTTGCCATGACTTATCCCATGATTGGCAATTATGGTGTTAATGATGAGGATGTTGAATCCTCGCGTGTTCAGGTTGCAGGGTTTGTGGTTAAAGAATATAGCAAAACATACTCCAATTTCAGAGCCACATGTTCACTTGATGACTATCTGAAAAAATATAAGGTTCCGGGGATTGAAGGTGTTGATACCCGCAAGCTTACCCGCCATATACGCGACAAGGGAGCAATGCGTGCGGGAATTTTCCCAGACAAAGCTGGAGCACTGGAAAAGGTGCTGGCACATCCGCCCATGGCAGGACTTGATTTAACCCGCAATGTCATGTGCCAGAAACCATATACATTTGGAACGCACAGTGAAACAGCACCAACTATTGCAGTATTTGACTTTGGTGTTAAAAACAACATTTTACGGCTGCTTAATGCTGAAGGGTTTAATGTTATTGTATATCCAGGCATCACACCATTGTCTGAGGTATTAAAAAATACCAGCATCAAAGGTGTATTCCTGTCAAATGGTCCCGGGGATCCCGATGCAGTTGAATATGCAAAGCTTTTGGTAGAAGACATTATAAAAACCCGGGTGCCCTGTTTTGGTATATGTTTGGGGCATCAGTTACTGGCGCTTGGTTTGGGAGCAAAGACATATAAGCTAAAATTTGGTCACAGGGGTGGAAATCAGCCGGTAAAAAACGTATTAACACAAAAAGTTGAAATAACCTCGCAGAACCATGGGTTTGCAGTGGACTATGAATCCATGAAAAAGATACCAGATATTGAGATAACACATGTCAACTGTAACGATACCACGGTTGAAGGGTTGCGCCATAAAAAACTACCATTATTTTGTGTACAGTATCATCCAGAAGCAAATCCAGGTCCTCACGATTCACGATACCTTTTTAAAGAATTTTATTCGTTAGTGACACAAAGTTAA
- the sppA gene encoding signal peptide peptidase SppA, giving the protein MQLHRGLLHLARNISKMTLLLLACILINAIVTGNAFPDIKQQPSDVLMPGATVSMPGIPSYSFINPVFADINEAFSLQYRYAHINSGDIGTHYAATTFFGFTIAYSTVEALFAEKEVMKTQGHSWYFAKGIMLDEWLGIGVSYNRYTVNNDPVKSWGYSLLLLPSRFLSFGMVIDHANEPSSGNVTIKQREWYSIGIRPFGNTLSFAWDIKRYEGEPWKDVLHVFTLSGMVWRDIMYSLQYDIDSNISFALAIPFDISSRTGGTSLYDFGYMNFDKQKATAYTFGITLTEERFRNALSSKMRYLSIVLRDQVKEVKDKGLFEPSKASFFEIVRSLREAMYDESIAGILIQIDAPALNFAQAQELREEIKRCKQRGKPVYCILASMGNVEYYIASSASKIYYVPNQPFGITGLKAEVYFFKGLFDKVGIRFEEVKKGLYKSFGESFTRQQMSDAARENIIALLKDLNQQYIQDIAQARNISVEQVEQCIAGGMLTPQQAQSAGFIDEIARPYEVLQRLGVERYGLSYLVTCDSYIEEKMFVYDWGQKPKIAVIYVEGNIIRGEAKDDSFLSPAMIGDSNYQKYLERVFADKDVRAVVIRINSGGGSAIASDLMWHTLVAMKKRYKKPVVISFGNIAASGGYYIACTNDTIFASKATITGSIGVIFGKFNVEELYNKLGINKETIKMSEFADIFSESRAFTEKEKQLIQKSVDFTYNEFVQKVEKGRNIPLENIPSVAEGKVFTGAQALQNGLADKEGGLIAAISYAATLAHIKGEFQVVQLPQKDIDLRKLLKGTSFQASLSGVIQYVINALALETLSHEEVLLLYPYDIVIK; this is encoded by the coding sequence ATGCAATTACACAGGGGATTGTTACATTTGGCCAGGAATATATCAAAGATGACATTACTATTATTGGCATGCATTTTAATTAATGCGATAGTTACCGGTAATGCCTTCCCTGATATAAAGCAACAACCGTCAGATGTATTGATGCCAGGCGCTACGGTATCAATGCCAGGAATTCCATCATATAGTTTTATCAATCCAGTTTTTGCTGATATTAATGAAGCCTTTTCGTTGCAGTACCGTTATGCACACATTAATTCCGGGGATATAGGGACACATTACGCCGCTACGACGTTTTTTGGATTTACTATTGCATATAGTACTGTTGAAGCCTTATTTGCTGAAAAAGAAGTAATGAAAACACAAGGACATTCGTGGTATTTTGCCAAAGGTATTATGCTTGATGAATGGTTGGGTATTGGAGTTAGTTATAATAGGTATACTGTGAACAATGACCCTGTAAAATCATGGGGATATAGTTTGCTTTTATTGCCATCACGATTTCTTTCGTTTGGTATGGTCATTGACCATGCCAATGAACCATCGTCAGGTAATGTTACAATAAAACAGCGTGAATGGTATTCTATTGGCATTCGCCCGTTTGGGAATACTCTTTCATTTGCATGGGACATCAAACGGTATGAGGGTGAACCGTGGAAAGATGTATTGCATGTGTTTACCCTTTCAGGAATGGTGTGGCGCGATATCATGTACTCTTTGCAGTATGACATAGATAGCAATATATCGTTTGCCCTGGCTATCCCATTTGATATATCATCACGGACTGGTGGTACATCACTGTATGATTTTGGGTATATGAATTTTGATAAGCAGAAGGCCACAGCCTATACTTTTGGTATCACATTAACTGAAGAGCGATTCAGGAATGCGTTGAGTTCCAAGATGCGGTATTTGTCGATAGTATTGCGGGATCAGGTTAAAGAGGTTAAGGATAAGGGCTTATTTGAGCCATCAAAAGCATCTTTTTTTGAGATTGTGCGCTCACTGCGTGAGGCAATGTATGATGAAAGTATTGCAGGCATACTGATACAGATAGATGCACCTGCTTTAAATTTTGCACAGGCACAGGAATTGCGAGAAGAAATCAAGCGATGTAAACAAAGAGGCAAGCCGGTATATTGCATCCTTGCATCAATGGGCAATGTAGAATACTATATTGCTTCGTCAGCATCTAAAATATATTATGTTCCCAACCAGCCTTTTGGCATTACCGGGCTTAAGGCTGAGGTGTACTTTTTCAAAGGGTTGTTTGATAAAGTTGGTATCAGGTTTGAAGAGGTAAAAAAAGGTCTGTATAAATCATTTGGCGAATCATTCACACGGCAGCAGATGTCAGATGCTGCCAGAGAAAATATTATTGCTTTGCTGAAAGATTTAAATCAGCAGTACATACAGGATATTGCTCAGGCCAGAAATATATCGGTAGAGCAGGTGGAGCAATGCATAGCAGGTGGCATGCTAACACCACAACAGGCGCAATCTGCGGGCTTTATTGATGAGATTGCAAGGCCGTATGAAGTGCTACAACGGCTAGGTGTTGAACGGTATGGCCTATCGTACCTGGTTACATGCGATAGTTATATTGAAGAAAAAATGTTTGTATATGACTGGGGCCAAAAACCAAAGATTGCTGTCATTTATGTTGAGGGAAATATTATCCGTGGGGAAGCTAAAGATGACAGTTTTCTGTCGCCAGCAATGATAGGCGATAGTAACTATCAAAAATATCTTGAAAGGGTATTTGCAGACAAAGATGTCAGGGCAGTTGTTATCCGCATTAATTCAGGAGGTGGTTCAGCTATTGCTTCTGATTTGATGTGGCATACACTTGTGGCAATGAAAAAGCGCTATAAAAAGCCGGTAGTCATATCATTTGGCAATATTGCTGCGTCAGGTGGTTATTATATAGCCTGTACCAATGATACTATCTTTGCCAGCAAAGCAACCATTACCGGTTCAATTGGTGTTATTTTTGGAAAATTTAATGTGGAAGAATTGTACAATAAGTTAGGCATCAATAAAGAAACAATCAAGATGAGCGAATTTGCAGATATTTTTTCTGAATCAAGAGCTTTCACGGAAAAAGAAAAACAGCTTATTCAGAAGAGTGTGGATTTTACCTATAATGAGTTTGTTCAGAAGGTTGAAAAAGGGAGGAATATTCCACTGGAAAACATACCATCAGTAGCTGAGGGGAAAGTATTTACCGGTGCCCAGGCTCTGCAGAATGGTCTTGCTGATAAAGAAGGCGGGCTAATAGCAGCAATTTCCTATGCAGCAACCCTTGCTCATATCAAAGGGGAATTTCAGGTTGTACAGTTACCTCAGAAGGATATAGACTTACGGAAGTTACTGAAAGGCACAAGCTTTCAAGCATCACTATCGGGTGTAATACAGTATGTAATCAACGCACTGGCGTTGGAAACACTTTCCCATGAAGAAGTTTTGTTGTTGTATCCCTATGATATTGTAATCAAATAG